CGTCCAGCAGCCGGGCCAGGATTTCGCGCGCCGGGATGTGCTCGCGCGGATTGGCGCTGATGATGCCGGGCAGCTCGGCCGGATCGTGGCGCGGCGGCCGCGGCGCCTGCGGGGGCGCGTACTGCCGGCCCACGCCGCGACGGGCGACGATGTCGCGCAGCAGCTGGATGGCGTGCTCGTCGCTGAGCGCGTAATGGTCGGCCACGCCGCTGTCGCGGGTGTGGACGTCGGCGCCGCCCAGCGTTTCGGCGTCGACGATGACGCCGGTGGCCGCGCGCACCAGCTGCGGGCCGCCGAGGAAGATGGAGCCGTTGCCGCGCACGATGATGGTTTCGTCGCTCATCGCCGGGATGTAGGCGCCGCCGGCGGTGCAAGAGCCGAGCACGGCCGAGATCTGCGGCAGCCCCAGCGCCGACATCTCGGCGATATTGCGGAAGATGCGCCCGAAATGGTGCTCGTCCGGGAAGATTTCCTCCTGCAGCGGCAGATAGACGCCGCCGGAATCCACCAGGTAGAGGCAGGGCAAGCCCAGCTCGCGGGCGATGTCCTGGGTGCGCAGATGCTTGCGCAGCGTCAGCGGGTAGTAGGTGCCGCCCTTGACCGAGGCGTCGTTGGCGAACACCGCCACCGCGTGGCCGGAGACGATGCCGATGCCGGTGACGATGCCGGCGCAGGGCACCGCGTGGTCGTAGACCTCGTGGCCGGCCAGCTGGCCGATTTCCAGAAAGGGCGTGCCCGGGTCCAGCAGCAGCGACAGCCGCTCGCGCGGCGACAGCTTGCCCTTGGCCGCCTGCTTGGCGCGGGCATCGGCGCCGCCGCCCTGCAAGGCGGCGTCGCGGGCGGCGGCGATCTGCCCGCGCAGCTGGCCATAAGCCGCCATATTGCGCTCATAGGCTTCGCCGCTGGCCGGGAGGCGCGATTCGATTCGAGACATATCGATATCCTTGCGTCAGGCCGCGCGCAGGCGCGCCTGGAACAGAACTTGCAAAAGGGTGATCAGGCCGAGCGCGGCCACCGCCAGCGTCCAGGTGCCGTTGTGGTGCAGCAGCACCGAGGCGGTGGCGGCGATGCCGGCCAGGCCTTGCTGCAGGAAGCCGCACAGCGCCATCGCGTGGGCGCCGTGGTCCTTGGCGTCGCTGACGGCGGTGGCCATGCTGTTGGGGAACAGCACCGCCTGGCCGAAAATGGTCAGGCAATACAGGCCGACGAACAGCAGCAGGCCGGCTCCAGCCTGCAGCGCGCCCAGGTGCCAGCACAGCAGCATGGCGACGGTGGCC
This genomic window from Chromobacterium violaceum ATCC 12472 contains:
- a CDS encoding carboxyl transferase domain-containing protein, which gives rise to MSRIESRLPASGEAYERNMAAYGQLRGQIAAARDAALQGGGADARAKQAAKGKLSPRERLSLLLDPGTPFLEIGQLAGHEVYDHAVPCAGIVTGIGIVSGHAVAVFANDASVKGGTYYPLTLRKHLRTQDIARELGLPCLYLVDSGGVYLPLQEEIFPDEHHFGRIFRNIAEMSALGLPQISAVLGSCTAGGAYIPAMSDETIIVRGNGSIFLGGPQLVRAATGVIVDAETLGGADVHTRDSGVADHYALSDEHAIQLLRDIVARRGVGRQYAPPQAPRPPRHDPAELPGIISANPREHIPAREILARLLDDSAFAEYRARFGTSILCGTGHIGGYPVGVLINDGVLFSESAQKAANFIEICSQRGIPLLFLHNINGFMVGAEYEAGGIAKHGAKMVNAASCARVPKFSILIGGSYGAGNLAMCGRAIGPQLMAMWPNAKTTVVGGEQAATVLALIRAEQLEKQGKSWTAEEEEAFKRPIREAYERQGQALYVASRLWVDAIVDPAQTREWLALSLALAAAAPVRETRFGVFRM